Proteins encoded in a region of the Papio anubis isolate 15944 chromosome 14, Panubis1.0, whole genome shotgun sequence genome:
- the TMEM150A gene encoding transmembrane protein 150A isoform X3 codes for MRDPGFSHKSVACLLRSRCSKCGSYPPESCLFSLIGNMGAFMVALICLLRYGQLLEQSRHSWVNTTALISGCTNAAGLLVVGNFQVDHARSLHYVGAGVAFPAGLLFVCLHCALSYQGATAPLDLAVAYLRSVLAVIAFITLVLSGVFFVHESSQLQHGAALCEWVCVIDILIFYGTFSYEFGAVSSDTLVAALQPTPGRACKSSGSSSTSTHLNCAPESIAMI; via the exons ATGAGGGACCCTGGCTTTTCACATAAATCAGTGGCCTGCCTGCTAAGGAGCAGGTGCAG CAAGTGCGGCTCCTATCCCCCAGAAAGCTGCCTCTTCAGCCTCATTGGCAACATGGGTGCTTTCATGG TGGCCCTGATCTGCCTCCTGCGCTACGGGCAGCTCCTGGAGCAGAGTAGGCACTCTTGGGTTAACACCACAGCACTCATCTCAGGCTGCACCAACGCCGCGGGCCTCCTGGTGGTTGGCAACTTTCAG GTGGATCATGCCAGGTCTCTGCACTACGTTGGAGCTGGTGTGGCCTTCCCTGCGGGGCTGCTCTTTGTCTGCCTGCACTGTGCTCTCTCCTACCAAGGGGCCACCGCCCCACTGGACCTGGCTGTGGCCTATCTGCGAAGTGTGCTGGCTGTCATCGCCTTTATCACCCTGGTCCTCA GTGGAGTCTTCTTTGTCCATGAGAGTTCTCAGCTGCAACATGGGGCAGCCctgtgtgagtgggtgtgtgtcATCGATATCCTCATTTTCTATGGCACCTTCAGCTATGAGTTTGGGGCAGTCTCCTCAGACACACTGGTGGCTGCATTGCAGCCTACCCCTGGCCGGGCCTGCAAGTCCTCCGGGAGCAGCAGCACCTCCACCCACCTCAACTGTGCCCCCGAGAGCATCGCTATGATCTAA
- the TMEM150A gene encoding transmembrane protein 150A isoform X2: MRSGGETLLQPCARRQSQARAADGCGRNISRSYNESCPPDPAEQGGPKTCCTLDNVPLISKCGSYPPESCLFSLIGNMGAFMVALICLLRYGQLLEQSRHSWVNTTALISGCTNAAGLLVVGNFQVDHARSLHYVGAGVAFPAGLLFVCLHCALSYQGATAPLDLAVAYLRSVLAVIAFITLVLSGVFFVHESSQLQHGAALCEWVCVIDILIFYGTFSYEFGAVSSDTLVAALQPTPGRACKSSGSSSTSTHLNCAPESIAMI; the protein is encoded by the exons ATGCGCAGCGGCGGAGAGACGCTCCTCCAGCCATGTGCACGGCGACAATCCCAG GCCAGGGCAGCTGATGGTTGTGGCAGAAACATCTCAAG GTCCTACAACGAGTCCTGCCCTCCTGACCCTGCTGAGCAAGGGGGCCCCAAGACCTGCTGCACCCTGGACAATGTCCCCCTCATCAG CAAGTGCGGCTCCTATCCCCCAGAAAGCTGCCTCTTCAGCCTCATTGGCAACATGGGTGCTTTCATGG TGGCCCTGATCTGCCTCCTGCGCTACGGGCAGCTCCTGGAGCAGAGTAGGCACTCTTGGGTTAACACCACAGCACTCATCTCAGGCTGCACCAACGCCGCGGGCCTCCTGGTGGTTGGCAACTTTCAG GTGGATCATGCCAGGTCTCTGCACTACGTTGGAGCTGGTGTGGCCTTCCCTGCGGGGCTGCTCTTTGTCTGCCTGCACTGTGCTCTCTCCTACCAAGGGGCCACCGCCCCACTGGACCTGGCTGTGGCCTATCTGCGAAGTGTGCTGGCTGTCATCGCCTTTATCACCCTGGTCCTCA GTGGAGTCTTCTTTGTCCATGAGAGTTCTCAGCTGCAACATGGGGCAGCCctgtgtgagtgggtgtgtgtcATCGATATCCTCATTTTCTATGGCACCTTCAGCTATGAGTTTGGGGCAGTCTCCTCAGACACACTGGTGGCTGCATTGCAGCCTACCCCTGGCCGGGCCTGCAAGTCCTCCGGGAGCAGCAGCACCTCCACCCACCTCAACTGTGCCCCCGAGAGCATCGCTATGATCTAA
- the RNF181 gene encoding E3 ubiquitin-protein ligase RNF181 isoform X1: MASYFDEHDCEPSDPERETRTNMLLELARSLFNRMDFEDLGLVVDWDHHLPPPAAKNVVENLPRTVIRGSQAALTLPWAQYPSCFLFMDCWGTEEEWQLGTGEGGYQLMKIRPRLEHSSTFLRQIPVPCAAMSCPLMTTLMRSTDEIRLENSSSNTDWRTSMEPCTREEAGAECWPSASSLLTLNPH; this comes from the exons ATGGCGTCCTATTTCGATGAACACGACTGCGAGCCGTCTGACCCCGAGCGGGAGACGCGAACCAACATGCTGCTGGAGCTCGCAAG GTCACTTTTCAATAGGATGGACTTTGAAGACTTGGGGTTGGTAGTAGATTGGGACCACCACCTGCCTCCACCAGCTGCCAAGAATGTGGTTGAGAACCTCCCCAGGACAGTCATCAGAGGCTCTCAGGCTG CTCTCACCCTGCCCTGGGCCCAGTACCCAAGCTGCTTTCTGTTCATGGACTGCTGGGGGACTGAAGAAGAGTGGCAGTTGGGAACAGGGGAGGGTGGTTATCAGCTTATGAAGATCAGACCAAGGCTAGAACACTCCTCTACTTTTCTCAGACAAATTCCTGTCCCTTGTGCCGCCATGAGCTGCCCACTGATGACGACACTTATGAGGAGCACAGACGAGATAAG GCTcgaaaacagcagcagcaacaccGACTGGAGAACCTCCATGGAGCCATGTACACGtgaggaggctggggctgagTGCTGGCCCTCTGCGTCTTCCTTACTAACCTTGAATCCTCATTAA
- the RNF181 gene encoding E3 ubiquitin-protein ligase RNF181 isoform X2 — protein sequence MASYFDEHDCEPSDPERETRTNMLLELARSLFNRMDFEDLGLVVDWDHHLPPPAAKNVVENLPRTVIRGSQAELKCPVCLLEFEEEETAIEMPCHHLFHSSCILPWLSKTNSCPLCRHELPTDDDTYEEHRRDKARKQQQQHRLENLHGAMYT from the exons ATGGCGTCCTATTTCGATGAACACGACTGCGAGCCGTCTGACCCCGAGCGGGAGACGCGAACCAACATGCTGCTGGAGCTCGCAAG GTCACTTTTCAATAGGATGGACTTTGAAGACTTGGGGTTGGTAGTAGATTGGGACCACCACCTGCCTCCACCAGCTGCCAAGAATGTGGTTGAGAACCTCCCCAGGACAGTCATCAGAGGCTCTCAGGCTG AGCTCAAGTGCCCCGTGTGTCTTTTGGAATTTGAGGAGGAGGAGACTGCCATTGAGATGCCTTGCCATCACCTTTTCCATTCCAGCTGCATTCTGCCCTGGCTAAGCAAG ACAAATTCCTGTCCCTTGTGCCGCCATGAGCTGCCCACTGATGACGACACTTATGAGGAGCACAGACGAGATAAG GCTcgaaaacagcagcagcaacaccGACTGGAGAACCTCCATGGAGCCATGTACACGtga
- the VAMP5 gene encoding vesicle-associated membrane protein 5 isoform X1 produces MAGKELERCQRQANEVTEIMLNNFDKVLERDGKLAELEQRSEQLLDMSSTFSKTTKTLAQKKRWENIRSRVCLGLVVVGGLLIILIVLLAVFLPQSSDSSSAPRTQDAGTASGPGD; encoded by the exons ATG GCAGGAAAAGAGTTGGAGCGGTGCCAGCGGCAGGCGAACGAGGTGACGGAAATTATGCTTAACAACTTCGACAAGGTCCTGGAGCGTGATGGGAAGCTGGCCGAACTGGAGCAGCGTTCAGAGCAACTCCTGGATATG AGCTCAACCTTCAGCAAGACTACAAAGACCCTGGCCCAGAAGAAGCGCTGGGAGAACATCCGTAGCCGGGTCTGCTTGGGGCTGGTGGTGGTCGGTGGCCTGCTCATCATCCTGATTGTGCTGCTGGCCGTCTTTCTCCCTCAGAGCAGTGACAGCAGTAGTGCCCCACGGACCCAGGATGCAGGCACTGCCTCAGGGCCTGGGGACTGA
- the TMEM150A gene encoding transmembrane protein 150A isoform X1, with translation MTAWILLPVSLSAFSITGIWTVYAMAVMNHHVCPVENWSYNESCPPDPAEQGGPKTCCTLDNVPLISKCGSYPPESCLFSLIGNMGAFMVALICLLRYGQLLEQSRHSWVNTTALISGCTNAAGLLVVGNFQVDHARSLHYVGAGVAFPAGLLFVCLHCALSYQGATAPLDLAVAYLRSVLAVIAFITLVLSGVFFVHESSQLQHGAALCEWVCVIDILIFYGTFSYEFGAVSSDTLVAALQPTPGRACKSSGSSSTSTHLNCAPESIAMI, from the exons ATGACCGCCTGGATCCTCCTGCCTGTCAGCCTGTCAGCGTTCTCCATTACTGGCATATGGACTGT GTATGCCATGGCTGTGATGAACCACCATGTATGTCCCGTGGAGAACTG GTCCTACAACGAGTCCTGCCCTCCTGACCCTGCTGAGCAAGGGGGCCCCAAGACCTGCTGCACCCTGGACAATGTCCCCCTCATCAG CAAGTGCGGCTCCTATCCCCCAGAAAGCTGCCTCTTCAGCCTCATTGGCAACATGGGTGCTTTCATGG TGGCCCTGATCTGCCTCCTGCGCTACGGGCAGCTCCTGGAGCAGAGTAGGCACTCTTGGGTTAACACCACAGCACTCATCTCAGGCTGCACCAACGCCGCGGGCCTCCTGGTGGTTGGCAACTTTCAG GTGGATCATGCCAGGTCTCTGCACTACGTTGGAGCTGGTGTGGCCTTCCCTGCGGGGCTGCTCTTTGTCTGCCTGCACTGTGCTCTCTCCTACCAAGGGGCCACCGCCCCACTGGACCTGGCTGTGGCCTATCTGCGAAGTGTGCTGGCTGTCATCGCCTTTATCACCCTGGTCCTCA GTGGAGTCTTCTTTGTCCATGAGAGTTCTCAGCTGCAACATGGGGCAGCCctgtgtgagtgggtgtgtgtcATCGATATCCTCATTTTCTATGGCACCTTCAGCTATGAGTTTGGGGCAGTCTCCTCAGACACACTGGTGGCTGCATTGCAGCCTACCCCTGGCCGGGCCTGCAAGTCCTCCGGGAGCAGCAGCACCTCCACCCACCTCAACTGTGCCCCCGAGAGCATCGCTATGATCTAA
- the VAMP5 gene encoding vesicle-associated membrane protein 5 isoform X2, producing MLNNFDKVLERDGKLAELEQRSEQLLDMSSTFSKTTKTLAQKKRWENIRSRVCLGLVVVGGLLIILIVLLAVFLPQSSDSSSAPRTQDAGTASGPGD from the exons ATGCTTAACAACTTCGACAAGGTCCTGGAGCGTGATGGGAAGCTGGCCGAACTGGAGCAGCGTTCAGAGCAACTCCTGGATATG AGCTCAACCTTCAGCAAGACTACAAAGACCCTGGCCCAGAAGAAGCGCTGGGAGAACATCCGTAGCCGGGTCTGCTTGGGGCTGGTGGTGGTCGGTGGCCTGCTCATCATCCTGATTGTGCTGCTGGCCGTCTTTCTCCCTCAGAGCAGTGACAGCAGTAGTGCCCCACGGACCCAGGATGCAGGCACTGCCTCAGGGCCTGGGGACTGA
- the TMEM150A gene encoding transmembrane protein 150A isoform X4, whose product MYVPWRTGPTTSPALLTLLSKGAPRPAAPWTMSPSSVALICLLRYGQLLEQSRHSWVNTTALISGCTNAAGLLVVGNFQVDHARSLHYVGAGVAFPAGLLFVCLHCALSYQGATAPLDLAVAYLRSVLAVIAFITLVLSGVFFVHESSQLQHGAALCEWVCVIDILIFYGTFSYEFGAVSSDTLVAALQPTPGRACKSSGSSSTSTHLNCAPESIAMI is encoded by the exons ATGTATGTCCCGTGGAGAACTG GTCCTACAACGAGTCCTGCCCTCCTGACCCTGCTGAGCAAGGGGGCCCCAAGACCTGCTGCACCCTGGACAATGTCCCCCTCATCAG TGGCCCTGATCTGCCTCCTGCGCTACGGGCAGCTCCTGGAGCAGAGTAGGCACTCTTGGGTTAACACCACAGCACTCATCTCAGGCTGCACCAACGCCGCGGGCCTCCTGGTGGTTGGCAACTTTCAG GTGGATCATGCCAGGTCTCTGCACTACGTTGGAGCTGGTGTGGCCTTCCCTGCGGGGCTGCTCTTTGTCTGCCTGCACTGTGCTCTCTCCTACCAAGGGGCCACCGCCCCACTGGACCTGGCTGTGGCCTATCTGCGAAGTGTGCTGGCTGTCATCGCCTTTATCACCCTGGTCCTCA GTGGAGTCTTCTTTGTCCATGAGAGTTCTCAGCTGCAACATGGGGCAGCCctgtgtgagtgggtgtgtgtcATCGATATCCTCATTTTCTATGGCACCTTCAGCTATGAGTTTGGGGCAGTCTCCTCAGACACACTGGTGGCTGCATTGCAGCCTACCCCTGGCCGGGCCTGCAAGTCCTCCGGGAGCAGCAGCACCTCCACCCACCTCAACTGTGCCCCCGAGAGCATCGCTATGATCTAA
- the VAMP8 gene encoding vesicle-associated membrane protein 8, which translates to MEEASEGGGNDRVRNLQSEVEGVKNIMTQNVERILARGENLEHLRNKTEDLEATSEHFKTTSQKVARKFWWKNVKMIVLICVIVFIIILFIVLFATGAFS; encoded by the exons ATG GAGGAAGCCAGTGAAGGTGGAGGAAATGATCGCGTGCGGAACCTGCAGAGTGAGGTGGAGGGAGTTAAGAATATTATGACCCAGAATGTGGAGCGGATCCTGGCCCGAGGGGAAAACTTGGAACATCTCCGCAACAAGACAGAGGATCTGGAAGCCACA TCTGAGCACTTCAAGACGACATCGCAGAAGGTGGCTCGGAAATTCTGGTGGAAGAATGTGAAGATGATTGTCCTTATCTGCGTGATTGTTTTTATCATCATTCTCTTCATTGTGCTCTTTGCCACTGGTGCCTTCTCTTAA